One Nonomuraea angiospora DNA segment encodes these proteins:
- a CDS encoding class I SAM-dependent methyltransferase produces the protein MDYLDVNRANWDGRVPIHVASDFYDVEGFKAGRSPLRAFERDEVGDVTGRHLLHLQCHFGLDTLSWARLGAEVTGLDFSEAAVEQARAIAAECGLPAEFVTADVYDAVEALGGATYDIVYTGLGALVWLADLTGWARTVAALLKPGGFLYLAEFHPFADTMDDETGTTVTHDYFDLGPHVWEYPHTYTGGEILEHQTSVQFQHGLGEVVSAVAAAGLRVEFLREHDRTFFRRFRTLVDGQEGFRLPQGAPRIPLLYSLRASAPA, from the coding sequence ATGGACTACTTGGACGTCAACAGGGCCAACTGGGACGGGCGGGTCCCCATCCACGTCGCCAGCGACTTCTACGACGTCGAGGGCTTCAAGGCGGGCCGGAGCCCCCTGCGGGCGTTCGAGCGGGACGAGGTAGGCGACGTGACCGGCCGCCACCTGCTGCACCTGCAGTGCCACTTCGGCCTGGACACCCTGTCGTGGGCCAGGCTCGGCGCCGAGGTGACCGGCCTCGACTTCTCCGAGGCCGCCGTCGAGCAGGCCAGGGCCATCGCCGCCGAATGCGGCCTCCCGGCCGAATTCGTCACCGCCGACGTCTACGACGCGGTCGAGGCGCTCGGCGGGGCCACGTACGACATCGTCTACACCGGCCTCGGCGCGCTGGTGTGGCTGGCCGACCTCACCGGCTGGGCGCGGACGGTAGCCGCGCTGCTCAAGCCGGGCGGATTCCTCTATCTCGCCGAGTTCCATCCGTTCGCCGACACCATGGACGACGAGACGGGCACCACCGTCACCCACGACTACTTCGACCTGGGCCCGCACGTCTGGGAGTACCCGCACACCTACACCGGCGGCGAAATCCTGGAGCACCAGACCTCCGTGCAGTTCCAGCACGGCCTCGGCGAGGTCGTCAGCGCGGTCGCGGCGGCGGGCCTGCGGGTGGAGTTCCTGCGCGAGCACGACCGCACGTTCTTCCGCCGCTTCCGCACGCTGGTCGACGGGCAGGAGGGCTTCCGGCTCCCGCAGGGTGCGCCCAGGATCCCGCTGCTGTACTCCCTGCGGGCCTCGGCCCCCGCCTGA
- a CDS encoding cytochrome P450 — MAGASGRPVAEVFMPATYESAVPYDLFAALREESPVCRIPEPAVGPWREGPGYWGVFRHADVKHVLRTPEDFSSQLGATQIRDPDTPADLAFVQVQMLNMDPPGHSRLRRIVAAAFTPRAVRALERTIAERAAALFAQGECDFVEVAADLPVWTLAHVMGVPAQDKRLLYDWASRVIGYQDADYAGLSTADVASLTPMGRLAVASRPELAPGVNPRSKAALTDMFAYAHALAEAPANDESVMSAMRKGGLTEAEFENMFFLFAVAGNETLRNGIPGGLLTLLQHPAELARLRADPSLLGSAIEEMLRFWPPVMHFRRTATRDLTLDGRRIRAGDKVVVYHASANRDPSVFPDPDRFDVSRAPNDHVSFGFGPHFCLGAHLARAQFRSVFTGLLREWDVELAGSPRRLTSNFQNGLKHLPVRLTRRRL; from the coding sequence ATGGCGGGTGCGAGCGGGCGGCCGGTGGCCGAGGTGTTCATGCCGGCCACGTACGAGTCGGCCGTCCCGTACGACCTGTTCGCCGCGTTGCGGGAGGAGTCGCCGGTCTGCCGGATCCCGGAGCCCGCCGTCGGCCCCTGGCGGGAGGGCCCCGGCTACTGGGGGGTGTTCCGGCACGCCGACGTCAAGCACGTCCTGCGCACCCCCGAGGACTTCTCCTCGCAGCTCGGCGCCACCCAGATCCGCGACCCCGACACCCCGGCCGACCTGGCGTTCGTGCAGGTCCAGATGCTGAACATGGACCCGCCCGGCCACTCCAGGCTGCGCCGGATCGTGGCGGCGGCCTTCACCCCGAGGGCCGTGCGCGCCCTGGAGCGCACGATCGCCGAGCGGGCCGCGGCGCTGTTCGCGCAAGGCGAGTGCGACTTCGTGGAGGTGGCCGCCGACCTGCCCGTGTGGACGCTGGCCCACGTCATGGGGGTCCCGGCGCAGGACAAGCGGCTGCTGTACGACTGGGCGTCGCGCGTGATCGGCTACCAGGACGCCGACTACGCGGGCCTGTCCACGGCCGACGTCGCGTCGCTCACCCCGATGGGCCGCCTGGCCGTCGCGTCCAGGCCGGAGCTCGCGCCGGGGGTGAACCCGCGCTCGAAGGCCGCGCTGACCGACATGTTCGCCTACGCGCACGCCCTGGCCGAGGCCCCCGCGAACGACGAGTCCGTCATGTCGGCCATGCGGAAGGGCGGCCTGACGGAGGCCGAGTTCGAGAACATGTTCTTCCTCTTCGCCGTCGCGGGCAACGAGACCCTGCGCAACGGCATCCCCGGAGGGCTGCTCACACTCCTCCAGCACCCCGCGGAGCTGGCCCGCCTGCGCGCGGACCCGTCGCTGCTCGGCTCCGCCATCGAGGAGATGCTCCGCTTCTGGCCTCCGGTCATGCACTTCCGGCGGACGGCCACCCGCGACCTCACCCTGGACGGCCGGCGCATCCGCGCCGGGGACAAGGTGGTCGTCTACCACGCCTCCGCCAACCGCGACCCGTCCGTCTTCCCCGACCCCGACCGCTTCGACGTCTCCCGCGCCCCGAACGACCACGTCAGCTTCGGGTTCGGCCCCCACTTCTGCCTCGGCGCCCACCTGGCCCGCGCGCAGTTCCGCTCGGTGTTCACGGGGCTGCTGCGCGAATGGGACGTCGAGCTCGCGGGCAGCCCGCGCCGGCTGACGTCCAACTTCCAGAACGGGCTCAAGCACCTCCCGGTACGGCTGACGAGAAGGCGCCTCTGA
- a CDS encoding PaaI family thioesterase, which translates to MTPADAEAILQEYFAPWIQRLGLRVEEVGERHAVVRLPWSDDLAREGGGLCGQAMMAAADTATVIAISSARGSFVPMTTVQQSTTFQRPVLGKDVLIDVRITKLGRTLAFSDVTLTAAGSAETAAQATTVYAILA; encoded by the coding sequence GTGACTCCAGCAGACGCAGAGGCGATCCTCCAGGAATACTTCGCCCCCTGGATCCAGCGGCTCGGGTTGCGCGTGGAGGAGGTGGGCGAGCGCCACGCCGTCGTACGGCTCCCGTGGTCCGACGACCTGGCCCGGGAGGGCGGCGGGCTGTGCGGCCAGGCGATGATGGCGGCCGCCGACACCGCCACCGTCATCGCCATCTCCTCGGCGCGCGGCTCGTTCGTCCCGATGACCACGGTGCAGCAGTCGACGACGTTCCAGCGGCCGGTGCTGGGCAAGGACGTCCTGATCGACGTCCGCATCACGAAGCTGGGCCGCACCCTGGCCTTCTCCGACGTCACCCTCACGGCCGCGGGCAGCGCCGAGACCGCCGCCCAGGCGACGACCGTCTACGCCATCCTGGCCTGA
- a CDS encoding CocE/NonD family hydrolase, whose translation MKRVAALVAALALIGVTTWLVWPSAPAVRGQDQRIAVVDGPGDDQRVELDTTFFPPPGGGKAPAILIGHGFGGSKQSVRDQAVRIAQQGYAVLTWSARGFGRSTGEIALNSPDYEVKDVKQLIDWLAKRPEVQLDAANDPRVGIAGGSYGGSIALMTAAYDHRVDAIVPQITWADLADALFPNAAAQGAGPAAVGQDAEHGVFKRMWAGIFFGQGVSLDSFAGRGERQAAAGPLTPEQARCGRFLPAICDVYQQVAKDGKATPEAVALLRKSSPVTVAGQIKAPTLLIQGQRDSLFPLGHADANAKAIAAAGTPVSLAWFDGGHDGGNGEADWVFEQSTAWFARYLKGDKSAPAVSAFTVTRDGGRDPGTRQRIRLHPEAGSYPGLAGTGTTTVQLNGPAQNIVNPPGGAPASISTVPGVGGLLGGGQGGAGVSIDMPGQSAAFESRPLTAPLQLTGSSTVRVKVSGKGEATLFAKLYDVADGTQPPALPAGLVAPVRVTIPEGAGSAEVTVTLPAVDYRFAAGHRLRLVLTTTDMGFATAAEPASYQVSLASPALTVPTVRTLAAPPSGVAWWVWAMPLAAVVVAAVLLATGRTPSRLRRPASDDGAGDKDVPLEISGLTKAYRNGELAVDGLSFRVERGQVLGLLGPNGAGKTTTMRMMMGLIQPDGGEIRIFGDRVTPGAPVLSRLGSFVEGPGFLPHLSGRDNIELYWAATGRPAADAHFDEALEIAGLGKALDRAVRTYSQGMRQRLAIAQAMLGLPDLLVLDEPTNGLDPPQIREMREVLKRYAQDGRTVIVSSHMLAEVEQTCSHVVVMHRGRLVSTGPVSLLLTSATVPSNGHGPRLEDVFLDLIGDKS comes from the coding sequence ATGAAGCGTGTGGCCGCGCTGGTAGCGGCGCTCGCCCTCATCGGGGTGACGACGTGGCTCGTGTGGCCGTCGGCTCCTGCGGTGCGGGGCCAGGACCAGAGGATCGCCGTCGTCGACGGACCCGGCGACGACCAGCGGGTGGAGCTCGATACGACCTTCTTCCCGCCGCCCGGCGGCGGGAAGGCTCCGGCCATACTGATCGGGCACGGCTTCGGCGGCAGCAAGCAGAGCGTGCGGGACCAGGCGGTCCGGATCGCCCAGCAGGGCTACGCCGTGCTGACCTGGTCGGCGCGCGGGTTCGGGCGCTCGACCGGCGAGATCGCGCTCAACTCGCCCGACTACGAGGTCAAGGACGTCAAGCAGCTGATCGACTGGCTGGCCAAGCGCCCAGAGGTGCAGCTCGACGCGGCGAACGACCCGCGCGTGGGCATCGCGGGCGGCTCGTACGGCGGCTCCATCGCCCTGATGACGGCCGCCTACGACCACCGGGTCGACGCCATCGTGCCCCAGATCACCTGGGCCGACCTGGCCGACGCGCTCTTCCCCAACGCCGCCGCGCAGGGCGCCGGCCCCGCCGCCGTCGGCCAGGACGCCGAGCACGGGGTCTTCAAGCGCATGTGGGCCGGCATCTTCTTCGGCCAGGGCGTCTCGCTGGACAGCTTCGCGGGGCGGGGCGAGCGGCAGGCCGCCGCCGGCCCGCTGACGCCCGAGCAGGCGCGGTGCGGCAGGTTCCTGCCCGCGATCTGCGACGTCTACCAGCAGGTCGCCAAGGACGGCAAGGCCACGCCGGAGGCCGTCGCCCTGCTGCGCAAGTCGAGCCCGGTCACCGTGGCCGGCCAGATCAAGGCGCCGACCCTGCTCATCCAGGGCCAGCGCGACTCGCTCTTCCCGCTCGGCCACGCCGACGCCAACGCCAAGGCGATCGCCGCCGCCGGCACCCCGGTGAGCCTGGCCTGGTTCGACGGCGGGCACGACGGGGGCAACGGCGAGGCGGACTGGGTGTTCGAGCAGTCCACGGCCTGGTTCGCCCGCTACCTGAAGGGTGACAAGTCGGCGCCGGCGGTGAGCGCGTTCACGGTGACGCGCGACGGCGGCCGCGACCCCGGCACCCGCCAGCGCATCCGCCTGCACCCGGAGGCCGGCTCCTACCCCGGCCTGGCCGGCACCGGCACCACCACGGTCCAGCTGAACGGCCCCGCCCAGAACATCGTCAACCCGCCGGGCGGCGCGCCCGCCTCCATCTCGACGGTCCCCGGCGTCGGCGGCCTGCTGGGCGGCGGCCAGGGCGGCGCCGGCGTGTCCATCGACATGCCGGGCCAGAGCGCGGCGTTCGAGTCCCGTCCGCTCACCGCCCCGCTCCAGCTCACCGGCAGCTCCACAGTCCGGGTCAAGGTGTCGGGCAAGGGCGAGGCGACGCTGTTCGCCAAGCTGTACGACGTCGCCGACGGCACCCAGCCGCCCGCCCTGCCCGCCGGGCTGGTGGCGCCGGTCCGGGTGACGATCCCGGAGGGCGCGGGCAGCGCGGAGGTCACGGTCACCCTGCCCGCCGTGGACTACCGCTTCGCCGCGGGCCACCGGCTCCGGCTGGTCCTGACCACGACGGACATGGGCTTCGCGACCGCCGCCGAGCCCGCCTCGTACCAGGTGTCCCTGGCCTCCCCCGCGCTGACCGTGCCGACGGTGCGCACGCTCGCCGCGCCGCCGAGCGGGGTGGCGTGGTGGGTGTGGGCGATGCCGCTGGCCGCCGTGGTCGTCGCCGCCGTGCTGCTGGCGACGGGGCGCACCCCGTCCCGCCTGCGCCGTCCTGCTTCCGACGACGGGGCCGGCGACAAGGACGTGCCGCTGGAGATCAGCGGCCTGACCAAGGCGTACCGCAACGGCGAGCTGGCCGTGGACGGGCTGTCGTTCCGCGTCGAGCGGGGCCAGGTCCTGGGCCTGCTCGGGCCGAACGGCGCGGGCAAGACGACCACGATGCGCATGATGATGGGCCTCATCCAGCCGGACGGCGGCGAGATCCGGATCTTCGGCGACCGCGTCACGCCGGGGGCGCCCGTGCTGTCCAGGCTCGGGTCGTTCGTGGAGGGGCCGGGGTTCCTGCCGCACCTGTCCGGGCGGGACAACATCGAGCTCTACTGGGCCGCCACCGGACGGCCCGCCGCCGACGCGCACTTCGACGAGGCGCTGGAGATCGCCGGTCTGGGCAAGGCCCTGGACCGGGCCGTACGCACGTACTCGCAGGGCATGCGCCAGCGGCTCGCCATCGCCCAGGCCATGCTCGGGCTCCCGGACCTGCTGGTGCTCGACGAGCCCACGAACGGTCTCGACCCGCCCCAGATCCGGGAGATGCGCGAGGTGCTCAAGCGCTACGCGCAGGACGGCCGTACCGTGATCGTCTCCAGCCACATGCTGGCCGAGGTCGAGCAGACCTGCAGCCACGTCGTGGTCATGCACCGGGGCCGCCTGGTCTCGACCGGGCCGGTGTCGCTGCTGCTCACGTCGGCCACCGTCCCCTCCAACGGGCACGGGCCGCGCCTGGAAGACGTGTTCCTCGACCTCATCGGAGACAAGTCATGA
- a CDS encoding ABC transporter permease, which yields MTVAAPGYAPRRTLPLRVEIVRQFKRRRTLVMFGLLLALPWILVIAFQFGPQPSGQGQSSLRISDLATASGLNFAAFALSVSASFLLVVAVALFCGDTVASEANWSSLRYLLAAPVPRDRLLRQKLIVALGYSAAAVICLPLMALLAGTLAFGWNDIQVPGTGETIPALDVLPRFGIVIGYALVSQLVVAALAFLVSTMTDSPLGAVGGAVGLWIVCNILQAVEALGSLREFLPTFWNNAWLDALMPELDWSGMAKGASVSVTYAALLIALAFRRFRRKDVVS from the coding sequence ATGACCGTCGCCGCGCCGGGCTACGCGCCCCGTCGCACGCTGCCGCTGCGCGTGGAGATCGTCAGGCAGTTCAAGCGGCGGCGGACGCTGGTCATGTTCGGGCTGCTGCTGGCGCTGCCGTGGATCCTGGTGATCGCGTTCCAGTTCGGGCCGCAGCCGAGCGGGCAGGGGCAGTCGTCGCTGCGCATCTCCGACCTGGCGACGGCCAGCGGCCTGAACTTCGCCGCCTTCGCCCTGTCGGTGTCGGCCAGCTTCCTGCTGGTGGTGGCGGTCGCGCTGTTCTGCGGCGACACCGTGGCCAGCGAGGCCAACTGGTCGTCACTGCGCTACCTGCTGGCCGCGCCGGTCCCCCGCGACCGGCTGCTGCGCCAGAAGCTGATCGTGGCGCTGGGCTACTCGGCGGCGGCGGTGATCTGCCTGCCGCTGATGGCGCTGCTCGCGGGCACGCTGGCGTTCGGCTGGAACGACATCCAGGTGCCCGGCACGGGCGAGACCATCCCGGCCCTGGACGTGCTGCCGCGCTTCGGCATCGTGATCGGGTACGCGCTGGTCAGCCAGCTGGTGGTGGCCGCGCTCGCGTTCCTCGTCTCCACCATGACCGACTCCCCGCTCGGGGCCGTCGGCGGCGCGGTCGGGCTCTGGATCGTCTGCAACATCCTGCAGGCGGTGGAGGCGCTGGGCTCGCTGCGCGAGTTCCTGCCCACGTTCTGGAACAACGCCTGGCTCGACGCGCTGATGCCGGAGCTGGACTGGAGCGGCATGGCGAAGGGCGCGTCGGTGTCGGTCACGTACGCGGCCCTGCTGATCGCGCTCGCGTTCCGGCGCTTCCGGCGCAAGGACGTCGTGAGCTAG
- the glpK gene encoding glycerol kinase GlpK — protein MPEFVGAVDQGTTSTRFMIFDHDGAEVAKYQLEHEQILPKAGWVEHNPIEIWTVTAAVIQTTIQRAGLHAKDLAALGVTNQRETTVVWNRRTGRPYYNAIVWQDTRTDRIAAALEQDGRGEVIRDRTGLRPEAYFSGGKIQWILENVEGVRQDAERGEAVFGNTDTWTLWNLTGGVKGGVHITDVTNASRTMLMDLETLDWDDELLSFFGIPRRMLPEIRPSADPAMYGTTLPYGPVGGEVPISAILGDQQAATVGQVCFAPGEAKNTYGTGNFLLLNTGTDRVRSRSGLLTTPAYKFGDQPAVFALEGSIAVTGSAVQWLRDQLHVITSAEQSEALARQVEDSGGMYFVPAFSGLFAPYWRADARGVIVGLSRYNTDAHLARAALEAICYQSRDVVEAMQQDSGVVLDVLKVDGGVTVNDLCMQLQSDILGVPVSRPVVSETTALGAAYAAGLASGYWKDVSELRAHWAEDRRWEPRWSEERREEAYAGWKKAVARSFDWA, from the coding sequence ATGCCCGAGTTCGTGGGAGCCGTCGATCAGGGCACCACCAGCACCCGATTCATGATCTTCGATCATGACGGCGCCGAGGTCGCCAAATACCAGCTCGAACACGAGCAGATCCTGCCGAAGGCGGGCTGGGTCGAGCACAACCCGATAGAGATCTGGACCGTGACGGCGGCCGTGATCCAGACGACGATCCAGCGTGCCGGGCTGCACGCCAAGGACCTGGCGGCCCTGGGCGTCACGAACCAGCGCGAGACCACGGTCGTCTGGAACCGGCGGACCGGCCGCCCGTACTACAACGCGATCGTGTGGCAGGACACCCGTACCGACCGGATCGCCGCCGCGCTGGAGCAGGACGGGCGCGGGGAGGTCATCCGCGACAGGACGGGCCTGCGGCCGGAGGCGTACTTCTCCGGCGGCAAGATCCAGTGGATCCTGGAGAACGTGGAGGGCGTCCGCCAGGACGCGGAGCGGGGCGAGGCCGTCTTCGGCAACACCGACACCTGGACCCTGTGGAACCTCACCGGCGGCGTCAAGGGCGGCGTGCACATCACCGACGTGACCAACGCCAGCCGGACGATGCTGATGGACCTGGAGACGCTCGACTGGGACGACGAGCTGCTGTCGTTCTTCGGGATCCCGCGCCGGATGCTGCCCGAGATCCGGCCGTCGGCCGACCCCGCCATGTACGGGACCACGCTCCCATACGGGCCGGTCGGCGGGGAGGTGCCGATCAGCGCGATCCTGGGGGACCAGCAGGCGGCCACCGTCGGCCAGGTCTGCTTCGCGCCCGGCGAGGCCAAGAACACCTACGGCACCGGCAACTTCCTGCTGCTCAACACCGGCACCGACCGCGTGCGCTCGCGCAGCGGGCTGCTCACCACACCGGCCTACAAGTTCGGGGACCAGCCGGCCGTGTTCGCGCTGGAGGGGTCCATCGCGGTGACCGGCTCGGCGGTCCAGTGGCTGCGCGACCAGCTCCACGTCATCACCTCCGCGGAGCAGAGCGAGGCCCTGGCCCGGCAGGTGGAGGACTCCGGCGGGATGTACTTCGTGCCGGCGTTCTCCGGCCTGTTCGCCCCGTACTGGCGCGCCGACGCCCGCGGCGTGATCGTCGGCCTGTCGCGCTACAACACCGACGCCCACCTCGCCAGGGCGGCCCTGGAGGCGATCTGCTACCAGAGCCGCGACGTCGTCGAGGCGATGCAGCAGGACTCCGGGGTGGTCCTGGACGTGCTCAAGGTGGACGGCGGCGTCACCGTGAACGACCTGTGCATGCAGCTCCAGTCCGACATCCTGGGCGTCCCGGTCAGCCGCCCGGTCGTGTCGGAGACCACCGCGCTCGGCGCCGCGTACGCCGCCGGGCTCGCCTCCGGATACTGGAAGGACGTCTCGGAGCTGCGGGCGCACTGGGCCGAGGACCGCCGCTGGGAGCCCCGGTGGAGCGAGGAGCGGCGGGAGGAGGCGTACGCGGGCTGGAAGAAGGCCGTGGCCAGGTCGTTCGACTGGGCCTAG
- a CDS encoding MIP/aquaporin family protein encodes MTGRRDRIGLTGELIAEFAGTLVLILFGVGVVAQVVAGKLGDHDSIAWAWGIGVTLGVYVAGRTTGAHLNPAVTLAFAVFRGFAWGKVLPYALAQTAGAFIAALIVRWNYTEVLTMVDPSHTIKTQGVFSTLPGNGVLPVNMWGGFRDQIIGTAILLFVIFAVSDVANMAPSANLGPVVVGLLIVGIGMSFGTDAGYAINPARDFGPRLASYLTGYSTAWRDQYGDLYFWVPIVGPLIGGLIGAGLYQACIARFLPPSEERGIVQPVEI; translated from the coding sequence GTGACCGGACGTCGCGACCGGATAGGGCTGACCGGTGAGCTGATCGCCGAGTTCGCCGGCACGCTGGTGCTCATTCTGTTCGGAGTCGGCGTGGTCGCCCAGGTGGTCGCGGGCAAGCTCGGCGACCACGACAGCATCGCCTGGGCGTGGGGGATCGGCGTCACGCTGGGCGTCTACGTCGCGGGCCGGACCACGGGCGCGCACCTCAACCCGGCGGTCACGCTGGCGTTCGCGGTCTTCCGCGGCTTCGCCTGGGGCAAGGTCCTGCCGTACGCGCTGGCGCAGACGGCCGGGGCCTTCATCGCGGCGCTCATCGTGCGGTGGAACTACACCGAGGTGCTGACCATGGTGGACCCCAGCCACACGATCAAGACCCAGGGCGTCTTCTCGACCCTGCCCGGCAACGGGGTGCTGCCGGTGAACATGTGGGGCGGGTTCCGCGACCAGATCATCGGCACCGCCATCCTGCTCTTCGTCATCTTCGCCGTGTCCGACGTCGCCAACATGGCCCCCAGCGCCAACCTCGGCCCCGTCGTCGTCGGCCTGCTCATCGTGGGGATCGGCATGTCCTTCGGCACCGACGCCGGCTACGCGATCAACCCCGCCCGCGACTTCGGGCCGCGCCTGGCGAGCTACCTCACCGGCTACTCCACCGCCTGGCGAGATCAGTACGGCGATCTGTACTTCTGGGTGCCGATCGTCGGCCCGCTGATCGGCGGTCTCATCGGCGCCGGCCTCTACCAGGCGTGCATCGCCCGGTTCCTCCCGCCGAGCGAGGAGCGCGGGATCGTGCAGCCGGTGGAGATCTGA
- a CDS encoding GNAT family N-acetyltransferase produces MTSPAYELRPATPADYDPIAAVVDEWWGRPILPSLPRLFLDHFHGTSLIAEGPAGMAGFLIGFISPSEPDEAYIHFVGVSPEARTGGVARAMYERFFDLARRHDRRVVKAITSPVNQTSIAFHRRMGFEVSEPVPGYNGPGTALVTFSRNVSDQ; encoded by the coding sequence ATGACGTCGCCCGCGTACGAGCTGCGCCCCGCCACCCCCGCCGACTACGACCCCATAGCCGCCGTCGTCGACGAGTGGTGGGGCCGGCCCATCCTGCCCTCCCTGCCCAGGCTCTTCCTCGACCACTTCCACGGGACGAGCCTGATCGCGGAAGGGCCGGCGGGCATGGCGGGGTTCCTGATCGGCTTCATCTCCCCGTCCGAGCCGGACGAGGCGTACATCCACTTCGTCGGCGTCTCACCGGAGGCCAGGACGGGCGGCGTGGCCCGTGCCATGTACGAACGCTTCTTCGACCTGGCGCGTCGCCACGATCGCCGCGTCGTGAAGGCGATCACTTCGCCCGTCAACCAGACGTCCATAGCGTTCCACCGGCGCATGGGATTCGAGGTCAGCGAGCCCGTCCCCGGCTACAACGGTCCGGGGACCGCCCTGGTGACCTTCAGCCGAAACGTCTCCGACCAGTAG
- the cpt gene encoding chloramphenicol phosphotransferase CPT, which yields MTTQVIVLNGGSSSGKSGIVRCLQAVLPDPWLAFGVDSLLEAMPASMQGSEAGIEFAPDGGVSVGPQFRLLDAAWAEGVAAMVRAGARVIIDDVFLGGAASQERWQKALAGLDVLWVGVRCESAVAAGREIARGDRVRGMAELQAEVVHQGVTYDLEVDTTRTESLECARTIAARVG from the coding sequence GTGACTACTCAGGTGATCGTGTTGAACGGCGGTTCCAGCTCGGGCAAGTCCGGGATCGTCCGGTGTCTGCAGGCGGTCCTGCCGGATCCATGGCTCGCCTTCGGGGTCGACTCGCTGCTCGAGGCCATGCCGGCGTCCATGCAGGGATCGGAGGCGGGCATCGAGTTCGCTCCGGACGGCGGGGTCAGCGTCGGGCCGCAGTTCCGGCTGCTGGACGCGGCGTGGGCGGAAGGGGTCGCCGCGATGGTCCGTGCGGGTGCCCGGGTCATCATCGACGACGTCTTCCTCGGTGGAGCCGCGTCCCAGGAGCGCTGGCAGAAGGCTCTTGCCGGGCTGGACGTGCTGTGGGTCGGTGTCAGGTGTGAGAGCGCGGTCGCCGCGGGCAGGGAGATCGCCCGGGGAGACCGGGTCCGGGGGATGGCAGAGTTGCAGGCGGAGGTGGTCCACCAGGGCGTGACCTATGACCTGGAGGTGGACACCACGCGTACCGAGTCCCTGGAGTGCGCGCGGACCATCGCCGCGCGGGTCGGATGA
- a CDS encoding alpha/beta hydrolase, with translation MTKTDITFDSAGIPLAGHLYLPDTPAAGPHPAIVVGHPGAGVKEQTAGLYARRLAERGFVTLAYDAAYQGESGGEPRGLEDPAQRVEDLKAAVSFLATRGEVAAERIGALGICASGGYVLPATASDHRIKAVGTVSAVDIARQFRLGSDGTQDPAVFQAMLDTAARARTAEARGEQPPVLTLFPDTAEQARALGGEHGVEGFDYYRTPRAHHPRAASFFTWTSIDKMAAFDAFAPIPLIGSRPLLMVVGTRAVTSWMSVEAFQRTIGPKEIHWIDGASHVDLYDNKQYVDTAVEKLAGFFTEHLGQAVQGSSSARRPNDRCFRM, from the coding sequence GTGACCAAGACCGACATCACCTTCGACAGCGCCGGCATCCCCCTCGCCGGCCACCTCTATCTCCCCGACACGCCGGCAGCGGGCCCGCATCCGGCGATCGTCGTCGGTCACCCCGGCGCCGGCGTGAAGGAGCAGACCGCCGGACTGTACGCGCGGCGCCTGGCGGAAAGGGGCTTCGTCACGCTGGCCTACGACGCGGCCTACCAGGGCGAGAGCGGCGGCGAGCCGCGCGGTCTGGAGGATCCCGCCCAACGCGTCGAAGACCTCAAGGCTGCCGTCTCCTTCCTCGCCACCCGCGGCGAGGTCGCGGCAGAACGCATCGGCGCCCTCGGCATCTGCGCCTCCGGCGGCTACGTACTCCCCGCCACCGCGAGCGATCACCGCATCAAGGCCGTCGGCACGGTCAGCGCCGTCGACATCGCCCGCCAGTTCCGCCTGGGCTCCGACGGGACCCAGGACCCCGCCGTGTTCCAGGCCATGCTGGACACTGCCGCCCGCGCACGCACCGCTGAGGCCCGCGGCGAGCAGCCGCCGGTCCTCACCCTCTTCCCCGACACCGCCGAGCAGGCCCGCGCGCTCGGCGGAGAGCACGGCGTCGAGGGCTTCGACTACTACCGCACCCCGCGCGCCCACCATCCCCGCGCGGCGAGCTTCTTCACCTGGACCAGCATCGACAAAATGGCCGCCTTCGACGCCTTCGCCCCGATCCCGCTGATCGGGTCACGGCCGCTCCTCATGGTCGTCGGCACCCGCGCCGTCACCTCGTGGATGAGCGTCGAAGCGTTCCAGCGCACCATCGGGCCCAAGGAGATCCACTGGATCGACGGCGCCAGCCATGTCGACCTCTACGACAACAAGCAGTACGTGGACACCGCTGTCGAGAAGCTCGCCGGCTTCTTCACCGAGCACCTGGGCCAAGCGGTCCAGGGTTCGTCGTCAGCCCGGAGGCCGAACGACCGCTGCTTTCGCATGTGA